The following proteins come from a genomic window of Prionailurus viverrinus isolate Anna chromosome D1, UM_Priviv_1.0, whole genome shotgun sequence:
- the DHCR7 gene encoding 7-dehydrocholesterol reductase: MAAKSQPDAPQTKSRDSFANGGAATQGQWGRAWEVDWFSLASVLFLLLLAPFIVYYFIMACDQYGCSLTAPVVDLATGRAHLADIWAKTPAVTKEAAQLYALWVTFQVLLYSALPDFCHKFLPGYVGGVQEGAVTPAGVINKYEINGLQAWLITHLLWFANSHFLSLFSPTIVFDNWIPLLWCANILGYAVSTFAMIKGYFFPTNAKDCKFTGNFFYDYMMGIEFNPRIGKWFDFKLFFNGRPGIVAWTLINLSFAAKQRELYGQVTNSMVLVNVLQAIYVLDFFWNEAWYLKTIDICHDHFGWYLGWGDCVWLPYLYTLQGLYLVYHPVQLSTPHAAGVLLLGLLGYYIFRMANHQKDLFRRTDGRCLIWGRKPRVIECSYTSADGRRHHSKLLVSGFWGVARHLNYTGDLMGSLAYCLACGGGHLLPYFYIIYMTILLTHRCLRDEHRCASKYGGDWARYTAAVPHRLLPGIF; this comes from the exons ATGGCTGCAAAGTCCCAGCCCGACGctccccaaaccaagagtcgggacAGCTTTGCCAACGGTGGGGCTGCCACTCAGGGGCAGTGGGGCCGTGCCTG GGAGGTGGACTGGTTTTCGCTGGCCAGCgtcctctttctgctgcttttggcCCCTTTCATCGTATACTACTTCATCATGGCATGCGACCAGTACGGCTGCTCCCTCACTGCCCCCGTGGTGGACCTTGCCACCGGGCGCGCTCATCTCGCAGACATCTGGGCCAAGACGCCGGCCGTGACGAAGGAAGCGGCCCAGCTCTATGCCTTGTGGGTCACGTTCCAG GTGCTTTTGTACTCGGCGCTGCCTGACTTCTGCCATAAGTTCCTGCCCGGCTACGTGGGAGGCGTTCAAGAGGGCGCCGTGACCCCCGCAG GGGTTATTAACAAGTATGAAATCAACGGCCTGCAGGCGTGGCTCATCACGCACCTTCTCTGGTTTGCAAACTCGCACTTCCTGTCGCTGTTCTCCCCCACCATCGTCTTCGACAACTGGATACCGCTGCTGTGGTGCGCCAACATCCTCGGCTACGCGGTTTCCACCTTCGCAATGATCAAGGGCTACTTCTTCCCCACCAATGCCAAAGACTG CAAATTCACGGGCAATTTCTTCTACGACTACATGATGGGCATTGAGTTTAACCCCCGAATCGGGAAGTGGTTCGACTTCAAGCTGTTTTTCAACGGACGCCCTGGGATCGTTGCCTGGACCCTCATCAACCTGTCCTTTGCAGCCAAGCAGCGGGAGCTCTACGGCCAAGTGACCAACTCCATGGTCCTGGTCAACGTCCTGCAG GCCATCTACGTGCTGGACTTCTTCTGGAACGAAGCCTGGTACCTGAAAACCATTGACATCTGCCACGACCACTTTGGGTGGTACTTGGGCTGGGGGGACTGCGTCTGGCTGCCGTACCTCTACACGCTGCAG GGCCTGTACCTGGTCTATCACCCGGTGCAGCTGTCCACCCCCCACGCCGCGGGCGTCCTGCTGCTGGGGCTGCTAGGCTACTACATCTTCCGGATGGCCAACCATCAAAAGGACCTGTTCCGCCGCACGGACGGCCGCTGCCTGATCTGGGGCAGGAAGCCCAGGGTCATCGAGTGCTCCTACACGTCGGCCGACGGACGCAGGCACCACAGCAAGCTCCTGGTGTCGGGCTTCTGGGGCGTGGCCCGCCACCTCAACTACACGGGCGACCTGATGGGCAGCCTGGCCTACTGCCTGGCCTGCGGCGGGGGCCACCTGCTGCCCTACTTCTACATCATCTACATGACCATCCTGCTGACCCACCGCTGCCTCCGGGACGAGCACCGCTGTGCCAGCAAGTACGGCGGCGACTGGGCGCGTTACACCGCCGCCGTGCCTCACCGCCTGCTGCCCGGAATCTTCTGA